A single Methanolobus sp. ZRKC5 DNA region contains:
- a CDS encoding DUF1788 domain-containing protein, with the protein MKLEERLELLKDELQKEDFLHARGLGNEVPFWIFDYPPEKELLVRDTIAKIIPALERKSITVLEIDLYALCLEIIEKKIPAEKISSFEKSKGSDELLKKLKLMLKPDILKNAIQQKMNDNDGFQLIFLTGVGKAWPMVRSHSVLNNLQPLLGNIPLVTFYPGKYSGFDLSLFGKFRDANYYRAFRLINTDNVSQSKGC; encoded by the coding sequence ATGAAGCTCGAAGAGAGATTGGAACTATTAAAGGATGAACTTCAAAAAGAGGATTTTTTACACGCAAGGGGTCTTGGCAACGAAGTTCCTTTCTGGATATTCGATTATCCTCCTGAAAAAGAACTACTTGTCCGAGATACCATCGCAAAGATAATACCGGCTTTAGAAAGAAAATCAATTACCGTCCTTGAGATCGATCTTTATGCTTTATGTCTTGAGATTATAGAAAAGAAAATACCAGCAGAAAAGATCAGTTCTTTTGAAAAGAGCAAAGGCTCTGATGAGTTGCTCAAAAAACTAAAGTTGATGTTAAAGCCAGACATTTTGAAAAACGCCATTCAGCAAAAAATGAATGATAATGATGGTTTCCAGCTAATCTTTTTGACGGGAGTTGGTAAAGCCTGGCCAATGGTTCGCTCTCACAGTGTTCTAAATAATTTGCAGCCACTCCTTGGCAACATACCACTTGTTACATTCTATCCCGGAAAGTACAGTGGGTTTGATCTTAGTTTATTCGGGAAATTCAGGGACGCAAATTATTACCGTGCTTTTAGGCTTATAAACACGGATAATGTTTCTCAAAGTAAAGGTTGTTGA
- the brxC gene encoding BREX system P-loop protein BrxC: MTNEIEIQDLFLKDIKREINGVIKVDQEDDENIYTELDEYVVTKESLKHLDLFFERYFNATETPTDKVGVWVSGFFGSGKSHFIKMLSYLLENRVVRGKSALEFFREKIDDQQLFATIEKAVNNGTKDVILFNIDSKANTLTRSDELIVNILMRVFNEKRGFFGDVLWIAEMEEDLTNKGLYEKFKDEFKQINGEPWEEKRDTYAFETDDIIDALVKCEYQSSDSLVGLFNTDGSNYHFSNEKFAEKVKKYCDSKGKDHQIIFLIDEVGQYIGENSELMLNLQTIVEELGTKLAGKAWVVVTSQADIDTVTKDQVKGYDFSKIQGRFDTRLSLSSANVDEVIKKRILAKKQVYVESLTSYYTDKKTIMKNLLTFSPGGAEMKLYKGDEDFVNVYPFVPYQFHVLQKVFDKIRQTGFTGKHLAKGERSMLSAFKEGTEKYAENELGVLVPFSTFYNTIESFLDPIITRTIEQAKDNGCLEDGDCNILKILFMIRHVNVLQPSLDNLVVLSISHVDEDKRKLKDRISASLQRLEAQTLIHKSGDRYYFLTNEEQEINREIKNIDIEKHRILDEMFSYIFDDICPAKYMDYKFHKSIDDKTKPTSSADLTIKFLTPLSDDVLRGSGQRSLSGDNLSNVDSTDTLLFVFPQDAEFVNQIRNYLRINKYLTQNTSNTNIGEVREILSAKRGDEEKLRVASKKSMEDGVSEARIFVDGKEVTSIEKTNPKERIKDGLDLLFENVYKKSGYVTKDIVSDSEILRILQADDLEKFGVGTSETNQLALREILEHLNVKNQKNDVVVLQDIKDRFRRKPFGWNEITISGLVATLFAKDEIKLRYQKTYLILKKPTAEEIVRYLIRKEYADKLVLEIREKANVEVIKTVRSVLRDVFEKTNIPEKENDLFDFTRSLFNDEYNKIEIIEGRYVEEPRFPGKEGIRGYASFLKSILNVTDPSSFLQNVADEKDELVRLREEVDPVTSFFGSTKVEIFRRVLKKVENFRRDLQFMDEGTKSKVQEIAVILESEDTYSDIKLLPPLENEIESFLSETLSELKEETFKDIGTITVELEKEMVAHPEFTQVFMDSVLQPFSDIKKRISQAGDCVFVQAQSTTLDSLESQAYDKISKQLQIIKEPEAGSDEVVVPVRSTRVIKDTSVFKSKDTIKTEEELDKYLKELRASLLKILNENDIRLF, encoded by the coding sequence ATGACGAATGAGATTGAAATACAAGACCTCTTCCTGAAAGACATCAAAAGAGAGATCAATGGTGTTATTAAAGTCGATCAGGAAGACGATGAGAATATCTATACTGAACTTGATGAATATGTGGTCACTAAAGAATCACTGAAGCATCTGGACCTTTTCTTTGAGAGATACTTCAATGCTACAGAAACGCCGACAGATAAAGTTGGTGTATGGGTATCTGGTTTCTTTGGCTCAGGTAAATCCCATTTCATCAAGATGTTGTCCTATCTTCTGGAGAACAGGGTCGTTAGGGGCAAATCTGCCTTGGAGTTCTTCAGGGAGAAAATAGATGATCAACAGTTATTTGCTACCATTGAAAAAGCTGTTAATAATGGTACAAAAGACGTTATTCTTTTCAACATTGACTCTAAAGCTAACACCCTTACTCGAAGCGATGAACTCATTGTTAATATACTGATGAGGGTTTTCAATGAGAAACGAGGTTTTTTCGGTGATGTTCTTTGGATCGCTGAAATGGAAGAAGATCTGACCAACAAAGGTCTCTATGAGAAGTTTAAGGATGAGTTCAAGCAAATAAATGGTGAACCCTGGGAAGAGAAACGGGATACCTATGCTTTTGAGACGGATGACATTATAGATGCTCTTGTCAAATGTGAGTATCAGAGCAGTGACTCTCTTGTTGGATTGTTCAATACTGATGGCAGTAACTATCATTTCAGCAATGAGAAATTTGCGGAGAAGGTGAAGAAGTACTGCGATTCAAAGGGTAAGGACCATCAGATAATCTTCCTTATTGATGAGGTTGGTCAGTATATTGGCGAAAATAGTGAGTTGATGCTGAACCTGCAGACCATTGTTGAAGAACTTGGAACGAAGCTTGCGGGAAAGGCGTGGGTTGTTGTTACATCTCAGGCTGACATTGATACGGTCACGAAAGACCAGGTCAAAGGATATGACTTCTCCAAGATCCAGGGGCGTTTTGATACACGTTTGAGCCTGTCCAGTGCTAATGTGGATGAGGTCATCAAGAAGAGGATCCTGGCAAAGAAACAGGTGTATGTGGAGTCTTTGACATCTTATTATACGGACAAGAAGACGATAATGAAAAACCTGTTGACCTTCTCTCCAGGTGGAGCTGAGATGAAGCTGTACAAGGGAGATGAGGACTTTGTTAATGTGTATCCCTTTGTACCATATCAGTTCCATGTGCTGCAGAAGGTATTTGATAAAATAAGGCAGACAGGTTTTACAGGAAAACACCTTGCAAAGGGTGAACGTTCCATGCTCAGTGCTTTTAAGGAGGGAACCGAAAAGTATGCTGAGAACGAGCTCGGTGTACTGGTGCCTTTTTCTACATTCTATAACACGATAGAAAGTTTCCTTGATCCTATCATTACACGTACCATTGAACAGGCAAAGGATAATGGTTGCCTTGAGGATGGAGATTGTAATATCCTGAAGATACTTTTTATGATAAGGCATGTGAATGTGCTGCAACCGAGTCTGGATAACCTTGTGGTGCTTTCGATATCTCATGTTGATGAAGATAAAAGGAAGTTGAAAGACAGGATATCTGCATCACTCCAGCGTCTGGAGGCACAGACCCTTATTCACAAGTCCGGTGACAGATATTATTTCCTTACCAATGAGGAACAGGAGATAAACCGGGAGATAAAGAACATCGATATTGAGAAGCACAGGATACTTGATGAGATGTTCTCTTACATTTTTGATGATATATGTCCTGCTAAGTACATGGACTATAAGTTCCACAAGTCTATTGATGATAAGACCAAACCTACTAGTAGTGCAGACCTGACCATCAAGTTCCTGACGCCTCTGTCTGATGATGTATTGAGAGGAAGTGGACAGAGGTCGTTAAGCGGAGATAACTTAAGCAATGTGGATTCCACTGATACTCTTCTTTTTGTATTCCCGCAGGATGCTGAATTTGTTAACCAGATACGGAATTACTTGCGGATAAACAAATACCTCACACAGAATACATCTAATACGAATATTGGAGAGGTAAGGGAAATCCTCAGTGCAAAGAGGGGTGATGAGGAAAAGCTTCGGGTAGCTTCGAAGAAGTCTATGGAGGATGGAGTTTCCGAGGCCAGGATATTCGTTGATGGGAAGGAAGTCACAAGCATCGAGAAGACGAATCCTAAAGAAAGGATCAAGGATGGTCTGGACCTGCTCTTTGAGAACGTTTACAAAAAGTCCGGTTATGTTACCAAGGATATTGTAAGTGACAGTGAGATCCTGAGGATACTCCAGGCAGATGACCTTGAGAAGTTCGGTGTTGGGACGTCTGAAACTAACCAGCTTGCTCTTCGGGAAATACTGGAACATTTGAATGTAAAGAATCAGAAGAATGATGTTGTTGTGCTGCAGGATATCAAGGATAGATTCAGGCGCAAACCATTTGGATGGAATGAAATTACTATCTCGGGTCTTGTGGCTACGCTGTTTGCAAAGGATGAGATAAAACTCAGGTACCAGAAAACATACCTGATCCTTAAAAAACCAACTGCTGAAGAGATCGTGAGATATCTGATACGAAAAGAATATGCAGACAAACTTGTGCTTGAGATAAGGGAAAAGGCAAACGTTGAAGTTATCAAGACTGTCAGGTCGGTTCTGAGGGATGTGTTCGAGAAAACTAATATTCCTGAGAAGGAGAATGATCTTTTTGATTTCACGCGTTCCCTGTTCAATGATGAGTACAATAAGATCGAAATAATTGAAGGAAGGTATGTGGAGGAGCCAAGATTCCCTGGTAAAGAGGGGATAAGAGGATATGCGTCCTTCCTTAAGAGTATCCTGAACGTAACTGACCCTTCATCATTCCTTCAAAATGTTGCTGATGAAAAGGATGAACTAGTACGATTGCGTGAAGAGGTGGACCCTGTTACCTCTTTCTTTGGAAGCACTAAGGTGGAGATTTTCAGAAGGGTTTTGAAGAAGGTCGAGAATTTTAGGAGGGACCTGCAATTCATGGACGAGGGAACAAAGTCCAAGGTGCAGGAAATTGCAGTCATTCTTGAATCAGAGGATACTTATTCTGATATCAAGTTACTCCCACCACTGGAGAATGAAATTGAAAGTTTCCTTTCAGAAACTCTTTCTGAGCTTAAGGAAGAGACTTTCAAAGATATAGGAACTATCACGGTCGAGCTGGAAAAGGAGATGGTGGCACATCCCGAGTTCACTCAGGTGTTCATGGATTCCGTGCTGCAACCATTCTCTGATATCAAGAAACGTATCTCACAAGCCGGAGACTGTGTGTTCGTACAGGCACAATCCACTACATTGGATTCTCTTGAAAGCCAGGCCTATGATAAGATCAGCAAGCAATTACAGATTATCAAGGAACCTGAAGCAGGTTCAGATGAGGTTGTTGTTCCTGTGCGGTCTACAAGAGTAATTAAGGATACTTCGGTTTTCAAGTCAAAGGATACGATCAAAACCGAAGAGGAGCTTGACAAATACCTCAAAGAACTGCGTGCATCCCTGCTAAAGATACTTAATGAAAACGATATCAGGTTGTTCTGA
- the pglX gene encoding BREX-1 system adenine-specific DNA-methyltransferase PglX: MDKASIIKFSDTVRDKLNQEVKDRAAFYGILPKEILPVDSEHSDSIVIGGKVFNRKIKEQREHLVKDVNHKGYEQVMDEVTYTWFNRFVALKFMEVNDYIPVKVFTSDGAERTEPGIITHALELDFLDLDSDHVLDMKAENEDEELYKYLILRLCNYLNRTMPFMFEKIEDYTELLFPENLLHIDSIVKDINEIIPEDDWREVEIIGWVYQDYIAPRKDEVFKKLKKNVKISKENIPAATQLFTPHWIVRSLVENSLGRLWMLNRPNSRLFEQMEYYIKPEQSETDFLRINSPEDIKVCDPACGSGHMLVYAFDLLYAIYEEEGYDHSEIPEMILTHNLYGIEIDERAGELAAFALTMKARRKNRKFFQNPVHPNICVLESVAFEDDELRSYLAAIGSNLLTTNMQDTLNQFREADNFGSLIRPITTNISEIRQMLKEKNLSSNLTVFSTHQKVLQALQQADYLSPKYHIVVANPPYMGGKGMNTRLKDFAKDNYPNSKSDFFAMFIDRNLDLAMQKGMVAMITMQSWMFLSSYEKLRASILDDRTILSMAHLGPRAFDSIGGEVVSTTAFVIENVQHPEYKGAYIRLVDGNSEAEKDAGLREAVMQARNIGTI, translated from the coding sequence ATGGATAAGGCAAGCATCATCAAATTCTCGGACACTGTGCGGGATAAGCTCAACCAGGAAGTAAAGGACAGAGCTGCATTCTATGGAATCCTTCCGAAAGAGATCCTTCCTGTGGATTCCGAGCATTCAGATTCTATTGTTATCGGTGGCAAGGTCTTCAACAGGAAGATAAAGGAACAGAGAGAGCATCTGGTCAAGGATGTAAATCACAAGGGCTATGAACAGGTGATGGATGAGGTAACCTATACCTGGTTCAACCGTTTTGTTGCTCTGAAGTTCATGGAAGTCAACGATTACATTCCAGTGAAGGTGTTCACTTCGGATGGTGCTGAGAGGACCGAGCCGGGAATTATTACACATGCCCTTGAACTGGATTTTCTGGACCTGGACTCTGACCATGTGCTTGATATGAAGGCTGAGAATGAGGATGAAGAGTTGTACAAGTATCTGATACTGCGGTTGTGCAATTACCTGAACCGAACCATGCCTTTCATGTTCGAGAAGATTGAGGATTATACCGAGCTTCTGTTTCCTGAAAACTTACTGCATATTGATTCCATTGTGAAGGATATCAATGAGATAATTCCTGAGGACGATTGGAGGGAAGTTGAGATAATCGGCTGGGTATACCAGGATTATATCGCTCCCAGAAAGGATGAGGTTTTCAAGAAGCTGAAGAAGAATGTTAAGATCAGCAAGGAGAATATCCCAGCAGCGACACAGTTGTTCACACCTCACTGGATTGTCCGTTCTCTGGTGGAGAACTCATTGGGTCGTTTGTGGATGCTCAACCGTCCAAACTCCAGGCTGTTCGAGCAGATGGAATATTACATCAAACCGGAACAATCTGAAACAGATTTCCTGAGAATCAATTCTCCAGAGGACATCAAGGTATGCGACCCTGCCTGCGGTTCGGGACATATGCTAGTCTATGCCTTTGACCTGCTGTATGCTATCTACGAAGAGGAGGGTTATGATCATTCAGAGATTCCTGAGATGATTCTCACCCACAATCTCTATGGCATTGAGATAGACGAGCGTGCTGGAGAGCTGGCGGCTTTTGCGCTTACCATGAAGGCAAGGAGAAAGAACCGCAAGTTCTTCCAGAATCCTGTTCATCCCAATATATGCGTGCTGGAGAGTGTGGCATTTGAAGATGATGAGCTTCGTTCATATTTAGCAGCCATTGGAAGTAATTTACTAACAACCAACATGCAAGATACTCTGAACCAGTTCAGAGAAGCTGATAATTTTGGTTCTCTTATCCGTCCAATTACCACAAATATATCAGAGATCCGGCAAATGCTAAAAGAGAAGAACCTTTCAAGTAATCTAACTGTCTTCAGCACTCACCAAAAGGTTCTGCAGGCACTTCAACAAGCTGATTACCTTAGTCCAAAGTATCATATTGTGGTTGCAAATCCACCATATATGGGCGGTAAGGGAATGAACACAAGACTGAAGGATTTTGCAAAGGACAATTATCCCAACAGTAAATCTGATTTCTTTGCTATGTTCATTGACCGTAACCTAGACCTTGCGATGCAGAAAGGAATGGTTGCGATGATAACCATGCAGAGCTGGATGTTCCTTTCTTCCTATGAAAAACTCCGGGCGAGCATTCTGGACGACCGTACCATACTGTCCATGGCACATTTGGGACCACGGGCTTTTGATAGTATTGGTGGAGAGGTTGTTTCTACTACTGCTTTTGTTATTGAGAATGTGCAGCACCCTGAGTATAAAGGAGCTTATATCCGGCTTGTGGATGGAAATAGTGAAGCTGAGAAAGATGCAGGGTTACGTGAGGCAGTCATGCAAGCCCGAAATATTGGAACAATCTAA
- the pglX gene encoding BREX-1 system adenine-specific DNA-methyltransferase PglX, whose protein sequence is MTNNTPSTTTVPNFYRASAADFKKISGSPIAYWIGDFVREVLKKSRSLEKYANPKKGLITLNDEYFLRRWTEVSSERIGLNLVNKQDASENRLKWIPITKGGPFRKWYGNNEFVINWEEDGKELKEYIVTKYNGGSYTKEIRSEDYYFMPGLTWSGISSGSPGFRVLGNGYIMSSSGPCCFPEQEDINDLCSYLNSKVAVYFLNIYSQKLSTLSGDIAKLPITDQYNKNGIHKVSKICISLSKSDWDSYETSWDFTILLLLQSKYHQPTLRETYTKLRAHWKKMTLEMQRLEEENNRIFIEAYGLQGELTPDVPLSEITLTCNPHYRYNGNKSESELEMLLQTDTIKEFISYAVGCMFGRYSLDKPGLVLANQDEKIEDYLEQVPEPSFMPDADNIIPILEDEYFEDDIVNRFKEFLKVTFGEDTLSENLDFIAEALGGNGKKSSEAVIRDYFLKSFYKDHLKMYKKRPIYWMFSSGKGKAFNGLIYMHRYNKETLAMMRTDYLLELEGKLDAKREMIQSDIGKDAQEKARLGKMIKELMDYDELLKNKADAYIEIDLDDGVKVNYGNFEGLVEKI, encoded by the coding sequence ATGACCAATAACACTCCATCCACCACCACCGTCCCCAACTTCTACCGCGCCTCTGCGGCTGATTTTAAGAAAATTTCCGGAAGTCCGATTGCTTATTGGATTGGTGACTTCGTTCGAGAAGTTTTAAAAAAGAGTAGAAGTTTGGAAAAATATGCAAATCCAAAGAAGGGTCTAATTACTTTAAATGATGAATATTTTCTTCGTAGATGGACTGAAGTATCTTCTGAAAGAATAGGACTCAATCTGGTAAATAAGCAGGATGCTTCTGAAAACAGATTAAAATGGATTCCTATTACTAAAGGTGGACCATTTAGAAAATGGTATGGCAATAACGAATTTGTAATTAACTGGGAAGAAGATGGAAAAGAACTAAAAGAATATATTGTTACTAAATACAATGGCGGCTCTTATACCAAAGAAATTCGAAGTGAAGATTATTACTTTATGCCAGGTCTTACTTGGAGTGGTATTTCAAGTGGCTCCCCAGGTTTTAGAGTACTAGGAAATGGGTATATCATGTCATCTTCTGGGCCATGTTGTTTTCCAGAACAAGAAGATATCAACGATTTATGTTCTTATTTGAACTCAAAAGTAGCAGTCTACTTCCTTAATATTTACTCCCAAAAGTTAAGTACACTATCTGGTGATATCGCGAAGTTGCCCATAACTGATCAATATAATAAAAACGGCATTCATAAAGTATCAAAAATTTGTATTTCCTTATCTAAATCCGACTGGGACTCCTACGAAACATCCTGGGATTTTACAATTCTTCTTCTTCTACAATCCAAATATCACCAACCAACCCTCCGTGAAACCTACACCAAGCTCCGAGCCCACTGGAAAAAAATGACACTGGAGATGCAACGGTTGGAAGAAGAGAACAACCGTATTTTCATCGAAGCCTACGGCTTGCAGGGTGAGCTTACACCTGATGTGCCACTTTCGGAAATTACGCTTACATGCAATCCGCATTATCGTTATAACGGGAATAAGAGTGAAAGTGAGCTTGAAATGTTGTTACAAACAGATACAATAAAGGAGTTCATCTCCTATGCTGTTGGATGCATGTTCGGGCGTTATTCACTGGACAAGCCAGGTCTGGTTCTTGCAAATCAGGATGAGAAGATAGAAGATTATCTGGAACAAGTTCCGGAACCTAGCTTCATGCCGGATGCCGATAACATCATACCCATTCTCGAGGATGAGTACTTTGAGGATGACATTGTCAACCGCTTCAAGGAGTTCCTCAAGGTAACTTTTGGAGAGGACACGCTTTCCGAGAATTTGGATTTCATTGCTGAGGCTCTGGGTGGTAATGGTAAGAAGTCCTCGGAGGCTGTGATAAGGGACTATTTCCTGAAATCGTTCTACAAGGACCATTTGAAGATGTACAAGAAAAGGCCAATCTACTGGATGTTCAGTTCAGGGAAAGGAAAGGCTTTCAATGGGCTCATTTACATGCACAGGTACAACAAGGAAACACTGGCTATGATGAGGACGGATTACTTGCTGGAACTTGAAGGGAAGCTGGATGCAAAGAGAGAGATGATACAGTCGGATATTGGGAAGGATGCTCAGGAGAAGGCTAGGCTTGGGAAGATGATCAAAGAGCTTATGGATTATGATGAGCTGCTGAAGAACAAAGCTGATGCGTATATCGAGATTGATCTGGATGATGGTGTGAAGGTGAATTATGGGAATTTTGAGGGATTGGTGGAGAAAATATGA
- a CDS encoding DUF262 domain-containing HNH endonuclease family protein — MTNNKLQSLTEIFNERIFRIPDFQRGYSWQEPQLEDFWDDLVNLKEGRIHYTGLLTVEEVKKEDVLHLEKWQEDLWLIESGLSAYHVIDGQQRLTTAIIFINQLLKQFNDDEGINFKKKDYWITKFLFQQYDELYKSYIFGYEKDNPSDEYFKTKILEQESSTADKVPEQTLYTANLKFANDFFKTKFTGLSKEKMQAIFKKITGKLKFNLYTIDDELDVYVTFETMNNRGKPLSNLELLKNRLIYLTTLIDGEESNYNQLRKDINETWKTIYEYLGKNKDKPMDDDEFLRNHWTMYFNYERKQSAAYAKFLLNQKFTSKNALNGTLKKSDIKEYIDSLSESIKSWFYLYNPEFSTYGEETKEWLQKLNRLGMSAFPPLIMAGMTKCSEEDKLLSLLRSVESFIFLVFRLSQRPSNTKNSHFYRLANSFYFEKDETDIDSVIMNIEWMINRNEEGETSGWFNLEKFKHYISDKYDKGEGFYSWNGLRYFLYEYELYLQNKANGNQKVSWNDFNRRLKDDTIEHIYPQTPKDECWSIGYSGYNENDKMKILHSLGNLVLLSQSKNSELQNKCFDFKKRHLDTNNTTFSGFYNGSYSEIQVSNYEKWTPDEILKRGFDMLDFLEERWKIDFNDWENIAKEDILQIKFVNKQLY, encoded by the coding sequence ATGACAAACAATAAATTACAGTCTCTGACTGAGATATTTAATGAAAGGATATTTCGAATCCCTGATTTTCAGAGAGGTTACTCCTGGCAAGAACCACAACTTGAGGATTTTTGGGATGATTTGGTCAATTTAAAAGAAGGTCGAATTCATTACACGGGGTTATTGACTGTCGAAGAGGTCAAAAAGGAAGACGTTCTGCATCTTGAAAAATGGCAAGAAGACCTTTGGTTAATTGAAAGTGGTTTAAGTGCTTATCACGTAATTGATGGTCAACAACGATTGACCACAGCAATAATTTTTATTAACCAGCTTTTGAAGCAATTCAATGACGATGAAGGAATCAACTTTAAAAAGAAAGATTATTGGATAACAAAATTTCTATTTCAGCAATACGATGAACTTTATAAATCGTATATATTCGGTTATGAAAAAGACAATCCCAGTGATGAATATTTTAAGACGAAGATATTGGAACAAGAATCATCAACTGCCGACAAAGTACCTGAACAAACATTGTACACTGCCAATCTCAAATTTGCCAATGATTTTTTCAAAACCAAATTTACTGGTCTTAGCAAAGAAAAAATGCAAGCTATATTTAAAAAGATTACAGGGAAATTAAAATTTAATTTATATACAATAGATGACGAACTGGATGTATATGTTACTTTTGAAACAATGAATAATAGGGGTAAACCTCTATCCAATCTCGAACTTCTTAAAAATAGGCTAATCTACCTCACTACACTCATTGATGGAGAAGAATCAAATTACAATCAGTTGCGCAAAGATATCAATGAAACATGGAAAACGATTTATGAATATCTTGGAAAAAACAAAGATAAACCAATGGATGACGATGAGTTCCTGCGTAATCATTGGACAATGTATTTCAATTACGAGAGAAAGCAATCTGCAGCTTATGCTAAATTCCTTTTAAATCAAAAATTCACTTCAAAGAATGCTCTAAATGGAACACTTAAAAAGTCCGATATTAAGGAATATATTGATAGTCTTTCAGAATCGATTAAATCTTGGTTTTACTTATACAATCCCGAGTTTTCAACCTATGGAGAAGAAACGAAGGAATGGCTCCAAAAACTCAATCGGCTTGGAATGAGTGCGTTTCCCCCTCTGATTATGGCTGGAATGACAAAGTGCTCCGAGGAGGATAAACTACTTTCTTTATTAAGATCAGTGGAATCTTTCATATTCCTTGTTTTTAGATTGTCTCAAAGACCTTCAAATACTAAAAATAGCCATTTTTACAGATTGGCAAATTCTTTTTATTTTGAAAAGGATGAAACAGACATTGATTCGGTTATAATGAACATTGAATGGATGATTAATAGAAATGAAGAAGGAGAAACTTCTGGTTGGTTCAACCTTGAGAAATTTAAACATTATATTTCAGATAAATATGATAAAGGTGAAGGTTTTTACTCTTGGAACGGACTTCGTTATTTCCTTTATGAATATGAATTATATTTACAAAATAAAGCAAATGGCAATCAAAAAGTATCTTGGAATGATTTTAATAGACGTCTAAAGGATGACACTATCGAGCACATTTATCCCCAAACTCCAAAAGATGAATGTTGGAGTATTGGATATTCTGGATATAATGAAAATGACAAAATGAAAATACTTCATAGTTTGGGCAATCTTGTACTATTATCTCAATCCAAAAATTCAGAATTACAAAATAAATGCTTTGATTTCAAAAAAAGACATCTTGATACAAATAACACTACATTCTCTGGATTTTACAACGGTTCATACAGCGAAATTCAGGTTTCGAACTACGAGAAATGGACTCCAGATGAAATTCTTAAGCGTGGATTTGACATGCTTGATTTTTTAGAAGAAAGATGGAAGATAGATTTCAATGATTGGGAAAATATAGCTAAAGAAGATATACTTCAGATCAAGTTTGTAAACAAACAATTATATTAA